The DNA sequence TGTCGTATTTGGTTTTACCGCCTAAAAAGACTAAGTTTTCTATGATTATATATGGAGAAGGAATCAGTAGCCCTTCTCTTAGTTGCATATTAAAGGTTACGTCACCAATATTGTCGGCACGTAAGATAATAGGCGCATTTTTTGCCCCCTTAGCGGCAAAATAAAGGTAATTTCCCTTAAAGATATAATGCCCTGGAGCAATGTTGATAACAGTGCCGGCAGAGGCGCTTTTTAGCGCTGTGGTTATTTGCTCTTCGCTATTAACATAGATATTTTTATAACTTGCTAGGCTGGACGATGTTATGGGCGAGTAATTGCCAACACCGATAGTGTTCGACTTTCTTTCGATGGCGACATAAGTAGCGCTTGGCAGTATATTGCTGCCAAGTTTAATAGCGATTAATGCGTACTTATGCAAACCCGTATTTTGAGGGATATTACGTTGCGTGTATTTTTCTATATTAACTCTTAACTCAATAAGTTCTTCTGTAAAGGTTATAAAAATAACTAACCACACGAGTATTGATGCAATGATAAATTTAAGGGTTTTAATAGCGTTTACTTCCTTAAGGGCAAAGTTGCATTATTCAGTCCGTGGCACAATAGCCCATTTGGGATTGCTGTCGTAAATGCTTTTACTGGCAATGTTTTGCTGTATATATTGCCATAGTTTATCGTGATGGCTTAAGCCATTTAAATAGGCCGCTGCCGCCATTGCAATACTGTGATAGCCATGTTCTGTGTCTTGGTTATTTAATACGTATTGCTGAACCTCGGTAGTGTATGCATCAGTATATTGTTGATAAATAGTAGACCATGAGGTAAACCACTGATTGTTTTTATCTAAGGTGGGTATGATATATGCGCTCATCATAGCTGGCGATAAGGTTTCGTCTGCAAACAATGATGTTAACTGTTGCCCTGAAAAGTTTAATAAATTTTGTGTGTCGTAACCTAGCTCTTTAGCTCGACCTAAAGCAATAATGACAAAGTTTTGCATCCAAGGGGCGAGTGCTTGATTTACATTGTCAGTATTTACCCGCTCTGGTTTTACATAGCTACTACTACTTACTCCTTCATCCCACTGACCAATGGTAGAGGGCGTAAGTGTTTTTTTAAACTCATTCTGTATAACGTTATTTTTGACAAAATCATAGAGCTCTTGATCGGCTATATTCGTTAAGGTAACAGCCATTAAGCCTTCCCACATGGAAATAGCATTTTGATTTAGCTGATGAAAATAAGCTTTCTCAGGAAAGTCATCGGGTAATATATCGTAAGCATGTAGCCTTGTTCTAAGCGCCCAACCTTGCCCTCTGACTTCGCCTGAATATAAGCCACCTTCAGAGCCTGTAGGGCCTCTACCTAAGGTTGATTTAAAGCCTTTGGCATTGTTATCACCGCTAACATAAGCTGCTGAAAAGAGCATTTGCTCAAGATAATAATAATCACCCGTTAATAAATATTGTGGGCTAGCTAAGTCAGGATGGTGTGCTTTATCTGGTCGCCATAGGGTTTTTTCATGGCTACCGACATAATGAATTTTATCGTTTTCTGCTACTTCGTGCCAATCAGGTCTCGCTGTCCAGTGTGTCGGTCTAGCTTGAGGTGCCATAGATAAAATGCGGCCAATACCATCATAGTTGCCAGCAAAGTCAAACCGTCTGCTACTATCGCCTTCTCTAAGAAAAATAGGCCAAGCACTGGCTAAATCCGCTTGTTTAGTGGCAATTGTGTGGTATCGCCAGTCACCAGTAAATAGCCATTTAACCGTCCAAGCTGGATAAATACCTATATCGGGTCTGCCACCACCTGTAGCCATAGCTGACTGCCACCAGCCTTTATCATAAAGATCTGTGTCTTTGCTTTGCCACAACTGCCAGTCTTTGCTTATGGTACTTTCAGGAATAACCCTTTCCACATCAAAGTTTGGTAAAGAATGCGTTTTTACTAAGTAATGAACATTATGATTGATTGATAATGGTTTAAATTGTTCGCCTGACCATTGCGTTCGTGTCCAGCGTGTCATGGTTTGGTGTGGTATTGCTGTTGAATTATAGAAGGTGTTGCCGTCAATTTTTAAGGCAAGCTGGTAAGTTTGATCTTGTAAAGACTCAGTATTGGCTGATTCACCAATATATCGCACATGGTATTTATCAATGGTTGGCCAAAAGGTAATGTGAAATAGTGGCCTGATTGATCTATGGCTATCACTACCGACATCATAAACGCGCTCTTCTGAATGATCGGCTAGGATTATTGATGTAGCAATAGGACCTTTTAGCCAATAGCGATAATGATCATTGGTTAACATATCTTTGGCTGAAATACTTGTCTCATCGGTGAAAGTTAATGCCATTTGCGCATCAAATTGCGTACTTAGCATTTCAGCTTTGCTTAGTGGCGTTTCATTCGAAGATTCGGTATTTTCGAAGGTGATAATCTTGCTACTATTAGGCAATACTTCGGGAATAATAAAGCTAATAATGGCATGTTTGACACTGCCATCAGGGTGTCTTTGCATAACATTGGCTTGGCTGGTAATGGTTTCACCATTAATCAGCACTTGCGGGAAGTTGCTTATTTCTCCTTCAATAAAAGGACGGCCAATTTGAACAGGGTAATTGCTATGTGTTTCGCCATAGGGCTCAGTTATAACCATGGCACTAGAGTTTTTATCATAAACAACGGCAGGAATAGCAGAGAAACTCGCTTGAACACTGGTATCTTCATTTAGGGTGATACTACATTGTGCTTGTCCTGAGCAGGCACCAGACCAACCATCAAAAACATAACCTTCATTGGCTATGGCGGTTAAAGTTAATGAACTTCCTTGCTCATAAGTGTAGCTACAGGTGGTGATGCAATCTATTATTTGCTCGTTTAGCTGTATTTGACCTAGATTGTTAGTCGTAATTGTTAACGAGTTGAAAATAATATCTTTTGAAAAACTTAATTCAAGCTCAATGTCTTGATCCATCTGTAAGATACAGCCACCTGTGCTTGTGCTATCGCATTGGCTAGGCCAGCCATCAAACGAAAACCCTTTATCAGCAATGGCTGATAGCCTTATTTGGCTTCCTTGTTCAAAAGAGTACAAACAAGCTTCAATACAAGTGATGGGGTTATCATCTAGGTATATTTGACCGTTATTTGAGGTGGTTATTGCTAAAAGGTGCTGAGGAATTAATGCTGAAAACAGTGCTTCAACACTAGCGTCTTGATTCATTAATAATATGCAATCACCTGTACCACTACAGGCACCCGACCAACCATCAAAGTTGAAAGCTTCATTTGAGGACGTAGATAGTGAAATTTGCTCGCCTTGTGCAAATGTATAACTGCATTGGCTTGGGCAATCGATCAAATTGCCATTTAAATACAATTGGCCATTATGGTTATTTTGTATTGTTAAGGTTTTTTGGTTAGTTGTTTGAATAAAGTTTGCTTGAATGGTGATATCTTGGTTTACCGTTACTTTACAGTCGCTTAAACCAGCACAAGCGCCGCCCCAACCTTGAAAGCTTGAGTTATCATTTGACTTATGAGTAAGTGTTATTGCGCTATTGGCGACCACGGATGTTGTGCAGCTGCTGGTACACATTATGTTATCGGGAAGAATAGTCACTGTACCCAGTTGTTCAGCGTTTAATATCTGAACATCAATAGCATAGTTATCAATGGGCTTGTCTGTGACTATTTTGGCATCATCACCATTTGAGCCACAAGCAAGTAATGATAGCGCCAGCACTAATGAAAATAGTAATTTGAGAGACTGAATAAGTTGCATTGCTAGCTGATACCGAGTCCTTGAGTAATAGTTAATAATACACTTAATTTTTCAGCTGAGCGAGTAACTCAACGAGTAAATATTGCTGATTGATTTTATGTGGAGAATATTTATACCAATCTGAGCAAATACTTAATCAACTTGGTATTAACAATATTTAGCATGAAAATTTTTATTAAATAAACGTACTAGCCAGCCAACTTGTTTGGCTTTGAGCTTTCTGTTCATGGCTATAGAGGCCCAATGGTTATGCCATACGCGGCTAAAAGCATATTGAAAACCTTGTTTTTTTAATTCAGCTAAGGCTAAGCTTTTGAGTTGGGTAGACACCCCTTGCCCTTGGTATTCAGGCGTCACCTGAATATGCATAGACATTGCCGAATTTTCAGGTGTTGACCACCAATCTAGTTTATTCACCTGATGACCATACCAGTACCACTGAATAGCAATAAGATTGTTGTTATGAGTAATACCAAAGGCTAGGCTGTTTTCATTTTGATATGCTTGTGTGCTGACATATAAAGCTTGTTTTTTAAGCGCTTGCTCTTCAATAAGACAAAAGTCAAATTGATTGGCTAATTGCACTTGTTTCGCTGGTAGTTCGCACTTAAAAATTCGATAAAATTCATATTGAGGTACAAGGCGTTTGATAATGGATTTTAGTTGACTCATATCTACCTCTATACTTGCGCGATAAGTTGCTGATAGATATCTTCTTTATTATAGTCAGTCATAAAGTTGATAGGGTCAAAGAAGCTGTTGGCTTCCATTAAAATGGGCCCTGAATTGGTAATAGCGACATCCCAGCCAATCGTTTTAAGTGGTAAAAATGCCAAGGCTGCTTTTTCTACTAAGGCTAATGTTTCCTGCCAGCACGGCATAACGGCATTGTCTGTATTTAGTTCGCTATTTGGTGTGATTATTTGGCTGCCATAACCGCTTTGATGAACTTTATAGCCCCTAATAAGTTGGCCATCGGCAAGGTTTACTGTCCAAATTGTCGAGCCGCCCTTACCTGTATTAAAGTTATCTGTGACCCTATCTTGGCCTGCGCGTCTAAACTCACAAAAAAGTATTTTGCACTCGCCTTTTTCTATCAGTGTATTAAAACGTAATGTTTGTAGTGCTTTGGATGGTGCGAAAGTTTCTATTTGTTGATGCTGATGTATGCGTTCTTGAATGAGGTAGTCTGAGTTTTTACATATTTGCACGGCATATTGGCAAAATTGAGGTAAAGACATGGCTGTGCTATTTACCTGGAATCGCTCTTGGTTTTTTGTGAAAGTCCAAATGCCCTGACCATGAGTGCCTTTTGACGGTTTTGCTAGGTAGTTTCCGTCTTCTAGTGTCGAAAAAAGCGATTGGTATTTTGACTCTAGATTGCTGTTAGCGCTTTGAGCTTGTCGCTCTAGGTAGAAAAATACTTTTGCTGTTGGAATCCCCTCTCTTTGACATAACTTATCAAACTCTATTTTAGATTCGGTTAAGTGACGGTATTGCGCGGGATTAAGCTTTTTTTGAATGCTAAGGTATTCCTCATTGCTGTAAATATTCTTTTTGTATTGGCAGCAATCTGTTGTCGACACTAAATTGTAGAGTAAGATTTCTTCAGGGGAGAATTGTCTCTGTTGGTAATAAAAGTAAAAGCGTTTAAGGGCCGTATAAAATTTATAAGGATTTAAGCCGGCGAGAAAATAGGCGTATTTTAGAATGTCTTTTAGTTGTTTGAATTTCTTCATCTGTAAGTCCTTTAGCTGGCTCAGATGGCAGCAGTAGCTATATAATCCATAAGCTTTATTTGCGCCATAAATCAACAAGATGGGGTAGAGGATCAAATAAGGTTGCGGTTAAGCTATGCCTTTGAGCATGGCTTAATTGGCTCAACTTGCTTTGCCCTGACAGTAACTTCTTAAGTTGTTTTTTCGGTAGTAGGTAGCAGCCTTTGGCACCAGAACTTAAAAACGGTTTACCTAGGGTGTAATTAATGCCTTGTTCAACAAAGTTGAGGCCTTGTGCCATAGCGGCGGTAATAGAAAACCAAAACCTAGGATTGCACTCAATAACATAAACGCGATTATCCGTTGTTGATAGCCTCATATCAAAATGGCCAACACCAGAATAGTTAAAAGCAGAGACGATATCTTTACTTAACTGACTTACCTCTGCATTTGCTTCAAAAGACAGCTCATCTTCATTTAGCCAGCGCTGCACGTCGGAAATTAATATCTGACCTTCTTTTGCGATAAAGCTTAGGTCAATATCTATGCCCGGAATGTATTCCTGCACTATTAAAGGTAACTGAGCGTATTGGCTATTACTCTCAAGGTGTTGCATTAACTCCCTAGGGCTTTCCATCAGCAGCACACCGTGCCAGGATTCACCATAGATAGGTTTCACCATGATTGGAAAGCTTATGTTATCGGTGATGCTTTTGACTGCTTGCTTATTGTTGAGTAATAAGGTTTTTGGTGTTCTGATATGGTTATTCACTAGCGTTTCGGCAAAGCGCCACTTGTTATCGAGTTGATCTAGCATATCTTTAGAGCAGCAAGGAAAAATAGCCGCAGGAAAGTTACTTTGATGTTCAAACAAAAATGCCGTGGCGTTGACATCGCCAGGAATGATGACCTTTATATTGTTATCGATACAATATTGCTTAATGTCTTCGCTGCAGCTTTCTGGCTTTTCAAGCCATGGCAGGTGAAATAAATGATCTTTATATCGACTAAATTTGACTAGATTATCTGGCGTCGAGGAACAGATATGCACCTTGATATTATCTATAGCGTTTAAACAGTACACCACTTTTAAATTAAGCGCACCAGAGCCAGCAAGTAAGAGAATATTAAGCTTTTTTTCCATAAAGATTATTATTTTGATTAGCTGTTTATGTTTTTAAGTATAGTCAGGAATAACAGTTTTAAGCAGGCAATTACGTAGAACGACGAATTAACCGTTTAACTGTTTGTTTTACCCTTAATTTGCTGAGAATTTTGCCGATAAATGCAGAGAAAGTATCAAAATAGCATTGCAGTTTTAGCCAAAAATAGTCACTTGAGTTGTTGTTAATGACAAGACAATTGCAGCAACTGACTAGCTCTGAAGAAAATAGTTTTTTATGTTCACCATCACCTTCGGTGAAATCAAAATATTTTGCTTTATTTGTTAGAGAGAAAATATGTTCAAGCAGTAAATATTGCAGCACGGTGCCGGGAGAATATTGTTGATATTTAGGTAAATAGCCTAAATAGGTATACATATAACTTTGATTTTTTTGTGGGCAATAAAGATAAGCTATTGGCTCATTTTCTTTATATAAAATAGCGGCTAATAAGCATCCTTGTTGTGCTTGCTTTATTACCGCTTCTTTAAACTGACTGGTTTCAGGAATGGCGGCATCAAAAAGCTTCTTTTGGTAAGTTTTATTGCCAATGAATCTCGCATCACGCAGAAATATATCAACATCATCAGGTGTGCAAAAGGTACGCATGATAACACCTGAGTTAACTGCTTTTTTCACCTTTCTTTTTAAGGTCGATCTTGATTTGGCAGAGAATTTTGCTAGGTATTGCTCAAACGAGTTGAAGCGCTCTAGATTAATAGCGTAATTATTAAGCCTTGCTCTAACGTATATTATTTGATTTGCATGTTTGCTGATTTTGTTAAATGGGCTAGCTTGCTGAACGAATACTCTTGGAAAGAACTGCGGATTATCCTCTTGAGTAAAATTCAACTGTGATAAATCGCTTAGTGGCTGCTCTGCTAGTGACATTGCTGGATGCTCAGTGTTTACCCTTATGGTTTTACTAAAAAGGATGAGGTCGCCAAGTTGAAATGTGAGCTTATAGTGAGTCATAGCATTATTATGTCAGCTAAAAGTAATCGTTTACTTTGTTTTGTGTCAGAGTCCATAAGCCATGCACAACAGGTGTTGATAGTGTGCAATTTGATTTTTTGGCTGCTTTTTCCTGTGTTTTATTTTTATGGGCTTGGCATGCCAACTGTGCAAAGGTGGTAAATTGAAAACGCGAGTCTTGATTTATAAACTGGCAAAGTTGATTAAGTCGATTCAGATTGACTTTATTTTTCACCACTTTGCCACTGATTGGCTGTTTTTTTATAAACTCGTGGACATGGCTCAAAATGACGATAGGAGAGGTATCTTTTTTTAGTGATTCGGTGAGCACTTTTTTCATTTCCATAAATGAGCAGCCTGTAATGGTGAGTGCCTTTTCTCTAATGCCCATACTTTTAAAGCTAGTAACTGGAAATTCGGTAATATTGTGGACATCTATAGCTTTATTGCAGGTTCTAAGTTGTGGCTCTTTGGGTATATATATGGGCAGGTCAACACTACTAGAAACAGTAAAGCCTAATTCATCTAACGCATCGTACAGAGCTAACTTAGGGTGTAAGTTGCCGGCGCGGTAGGCAACCGGTCTAGGTACATCCCATTGTTTGAAAATATCAAGGCATTCACTTAGCACTTTAACAATATCTTTTTTGCAGGTGCCGTCAAAATCATCACAAACGAGCCGAGAGGAGACTTTATCTTGCCAGTTTTTTTCTTTAAAGATTAACCAGCAGGGATGGGTGTGTAATTGAATATCTTGATTACATTCAATCATTTGCTGTACGTATTTTAGCATTTTACTATTGCCAAAATAATAACTATTAAGTACTTCAGCGAAAAAAGTTGCTTTAACTTGATGAGCAGAAAGTATGGTTAATATATCTGTTAGCCCTTCTGTGCCATCAGGATTTGGGGCGAAAATAGCATCAGCACAAGGCTGTTTGTGCTCAGGGTCTGCAAAAGCACCATTGATGCTAAACTCAGCGTCAAAGGAAATAATCACCTTTTTTTTATTGTTATTAATATCACCGGAGTTTTTAAGCAAAGGTAATGCCCCAAAATTACCAAAGAGTGTTATTGATTTTAGTATTGGTGAATTTAGTCAAAAAGCAAAAAATAACTATAAGAAAATAGGTTTTACTAAGGCGTGATATGACTTATTATAGCCGCTCTAAACCAATTAATTACTACTCATCAATGGAATAAATATGAGCTCTGCAACAATCTTCCCTGCAATTATGTGTGGTGGTAGTGGCACTAGATTATGGCCACTTTCTCGTGCGCTTTTCCCAAAACAGTTTTTACCTTTAGTTAATGAGACATCAATGTTGCAAGATACTATGCAACGCTTACCTAAGGGGTGCGCAAGCTCAGTATTCATTTGTAATGAAGAGCATAGATTTCTATTAGCTGAGCAGGTGCGTAATCTCACTGATGAGCCACAAACCATTTTGCTTGAGCCTGAAGGGCGCAATACTGCTCCGGCTATTGCTTTAGCAGCCATTAATGCTTTAGAGCAAAATGATGAGGCCTTGTTGTTAGTGTTAGCAGCTGATCATGTAATTGAAAATCAGCAAGCATTTCATCAGGCTATTACCACGGCAACTAAGGTGGCAGAACAAGGAAAATTGGTTACATTTGGCATAGTACCAACGCATGCTGAAACAGGTTATGGCTATATTAAACAAGGCCAAGAACAAGCTTTAGGCTCATATAAAGTGGCTGAGTTTGTAGAAAAGCCAAATGAAACCTTGGCACAAGAGTATTTAGATTCAGGCCAGTATTTGTGGAATAGCGGTATGTTTTTATTTAAAGCATCTCGTTACCTTGAAGAATTAGCGAAGTTTCGCCCAGATATTTTGCAAGCGTGTCAAAAGTCGATGACACAAGTCAGCCAAGATTTAGATTTCTTACGTCCAAATAAAGCAGCATTCTTAGCATGCCCAAGTGAATCCATCGATTATGCCGTGATGGAGAAAACTGCTGACGCAGAAGTGGTTCCTCTTGATGCTGGCTGGAATGATGTTGGCTCCTATTCAGCGCTATGGGATGTTTGTCAGCAAGATGACAATAAGAACGTTGTTAAAGGCGATATACTTGCGCACAGCACAACAAATAGCTATTTGCACAGTCAAAACAAGTTAATAGCAACCGTAGGTGTAGATAACTTAGTGGTTATTGATACGCCAGATGCGGTCTTGGTGGCAAATAAAGATAAAGTGCAGGATGTGAAAAAGATCGTTGAGCAGCTTAAGGCTGATAATCGTCCTGAATCTTCGCTGCATCGAGAAGTGTATCGTCCATGGGGCAAGTACGACAGCATAGATATGGGTGAGCGTTTTCAAGTTAAGCGTATAACGGTTAAGCCTGGTGCTAAATTGTCGGTACAAATGCACCATCATAGAGCCGAGCACTGGATTATTGTCTCGGGTACAGCCAAAGTGACCATAGACGATAACACGGTATTGTTAAGCGAAAATCAATCGACCTTTATTCCTATTGGTGCTGTGCACGCTTTAGAAAACCCAGGTAAACTGCCTTTGGAAATGATAGAAGTACAATCAGGTAGTTATTTGGGCGAAGATGACATTGTTCGCTTTGAAGATAAGTATGGCCGAGCTTAAAACCTAAATAGTTTTTAATACCTAAATTAATTGTGTAGAAGGGATTCATTGTGTTCTTAGGTTATATTCACTCATTTAGAGCGTTAGCGATATTATTTATTGTTGCAGGGCACGCAATAGACTTTTTTACTTGGCCTCAAGATTCGGCTGATATAGAAAGACTACTGCGTATCGTGATGAGCAATGGCTCTGTGTTATTTGTTTTTATTGCTGGTTATCTATTTCAACATCTCGCGGTGAAATACCAGCATAAAAAATATTTTATCAATAAGCTTAAAAACGTCATTGTTCCCTATTTATTAGTCTCGATTCCTGCCATTGTTGTCTTTGTTTTCTTTATGACTAGAGAGACAGTGTGGCCGGGATTTTATGACAATGCTCCTTGGCAGCAAGTCATTTATTTTTACCTTACTGGTTTTCATCTTGCGCCTTTATGGTTTATTCCCATGATATCTTTGTTTTATCTGATCGCACCTTTGTTGGTCTATGCAGATAAAACGCGATATTTTTATTGGTTATTACCTATTGCCATTATAGTTTCTTGCTTTGTTAGTCGCGGGTTACCGCTACAGAGCTTTGTCCATTTTTTCTCTGTCTATATGCTTGGTATGTACTGTAGTCATTTTAAAGTGCAGTTAAATGATAAATTAAGTCAAAAGCAAGTACTTGTTACTTTGGCTTTGTTTATTCTTGGTTGCGTGCTTTATGAGTTTTATATGATGGCCGGCACTATGACTTATGTGAACTATATACAAAAAATAGCCATGTCGGCTTTCTTTGTTGGTTTGTTGTATCGATTGGGCGAAAAAACTAACTATAAGTTAATTCATACTATAGCAAATGCTAGCTTTGGTGTGTTTTTCATTCATTCTTATGTGCTAACGGCCAGTAAAATGGCCTGTGAAAAGTTATTTGGCGCTAAGGTAGCAGGCAGTTTGTTACTTTATCCTATTCTGACCCTAAGCATTTTACTTATTTGTGTGGCAATTATTGTTGCTATGCAAAAACTACTCGGTACTAGAAGCCGCTACCTTGTTGGTAGTTAAGCCGAGTTCAGCTGATAAAACGATATGCTGAGCTATTGCGCTAAGCTCAGCTGGTTTTTTAATTTTTGCCATTGACTGCTGGTATTGTTTAATGCCCGCGCTTCTTGATTAGTTGCTTCAGCTAAGCTCGTTTCAGTTAATCGCTGGCCGAACTTGATATCGTTTTTATCGAGCAATAGAGTCGCGAGCATTCTTTCACCGAGCTCACGTTTATAATGCGCTGGTTCCCAAAACCATTGCATATATGATTTGGGTTTATCTAATGGTACGGCTTCATTAATAACTTCATTAAAGCCGCTAAAATCCCACAAGGCAATGCTTGAGTTTTG is a window from the Litorilituus sediminis genome containing:
- a CDS encoding InlB B-repeat-containing protein; protein product: MQLIQSLKLLFSLVLALSLLACGSNGDDAKIVTDKPIDNYAIDVQILNAEQLGTVTILPDNIMCTSSCTTSVVANSAITLTHKSNDNSSFQGWGGACAGLSDCKVTVNQDITIQANFIQTTNQKTLTIQNNHNGQLYLNGNLIDCPSQCSYTFAQGEQISLSTSSNEAFNFDGWSGACSGTGDCILLMNQDASVEALFSALIPQHLLAITTSNNGQIYLDDNPITCIEACLYSFEQGSQIRLSAIADKGFSFDGWPSQCDSTSTGGCILQMDQDIELELSFSKDIIFNSLTITTNNLGQIQLNEQIIDCITTCSYTYEQGSSLTLTAIANEGYVFDGWSGACSGQAQCSITLNEDTSVQASFSAIPAVVYDKNSSAMVITEPYGETHSNYPVQIGRPFIEGEISNFPQVLINGETITSQANVMQRHPDGSVKHAIISFIIPEVLPNSSKIITFENTESSNETPLSKAEMLSTQFDAQMALTFTDETSISAKDMLTNDHYRYWLKGPIATSIILADHSEERVYDVGSDSHRSIRPLFHITFWPTIDKYHVRYIGESANTESLQDQTYQLALKIDGNTFYNSTAIPHQTMTRWTRTQWSGEQFKPLSINHNVHYLVKTHSLPNFDVERVIPESTISKDWQLWQSKDTDLYDKGWWQSAMATGGGRPDIGIYPAWTVKWLFTGDWRYHTIATKQADLASAWPIFLREGDSSRRFDFAGNYDGIGRILSMAPQARPTHWTARPDWHEVAENDKIHYVGSHEKTLWRPDKAHHPDLASPQYLLTGDYYYLEQMLFSAAYVSGDNNAKGFKSTLGRGPTGSEGGLYSGEVRGQGWALRTRLHAYDILPDDFPEKAYFHQLNQNAISMWEGLMAVTLTNIADQELYDFVKNNVIQNEFKKTLTPSTIGQWDEGVSSSSYVKPERVNTDNVNQALAPWMQNFVIIALGRAKELGYDTQNLLNFSGQQLTSLFADETLSPAMMSAYIIPTLDKNNQWFTSWSTIYQQYTDAYTTEVQQYVLNNQDTEHGYHSIAMAAAAYLNGLSHHDKLWQYIQQNIASKSIYDSNPKWAIVPRTE
- a CDS encoding GNAT family N-acetyltransferase, whose translation is MSQLKSIIKRLVPQYEFYRIFKCELPAKQVQLANQFDFCLIEEQALKKQALYVSTQAYQNENSLAFGITHNNNLIAIQWYWYGHQVNKLDWWSTPENSAMSMHIQVTPEYQGQGVSTQLKSLALAELKKQGFQYAFSRVWHNHWASIAMNRKLKAKQVGWLVRLFNKNFHAKYC
- a CDS encoding sugar-transfer associated ATP-grasp domain-containing protein, translating into MKKFKQLKDILKYAYFLAGLNPYKFYTALKRFYFYYQQRQFSPEEILLYNLVSTTDCCQYKKNIYSNEEYLSIQKKLNPAQYRHLTESKIEFDKLCQREGIPTAKVFFYLERQAQSANSNLESKYQSLFSTLEDGNYLAKPSKGTHGQGIWTFTKNQERFQVNSTAMSLPQFCQYAVQICKNSDYLIQERIHQHQQIETFAPSKALQTLRFNTLIEKGECKILFCEFRRAGQDRVTDNFNTGKGGSTIWTVNLADGQLIRGYKVHQSGYGSQIITPNSELNTDNAVMPCWQETLALVEKAALAFLPLKTIGWDVAITNSGPILMEANSFFDPINFMTDYNKEDIYQQLIAQV
- a CDS encoding ATP-grasp domain-containing protein gives rise to the protein MEKKLNILLLAGSGALNLKVVYCLNAIDNIKVHICSSTPDNLVKFSRYKDHLFHLPWLEKPESCSEDIKQYCIDNNIKVIIPGDVNATAFLFEHQSNFPAAIFPCCSKDMLDQLDNKWRFAETLVNNHIRTPKTLLLNNKQAVKSITDNISFPIMVKPIYGESWHGVLLMESPRELMQHLESNSQYAQLPLIVQEYIPGIDIDLSFIAKEGQILISDVQRWLNEDELSFEANAEVSQLSKDIVSAFNYSGVGHFDMRLSTTDNRVYVIECNPRFWFSITAAMAQGLNFVEQGINYTLGKPFLSSGAKGCYLLPKKQLKKLLSGQSKLSQLSHAQRHSLTATLFDPLPHLVDLWRK
- a CDS encoding GNAT family N-acetyltransferase; this encodes MSLAEQPLSDLSQLNFTQEDNPQFFPRVFVQQASPFNKISKHANQIIYVRARLNNYAINLERFNSFEQYLAKFSAKSRSTLKRKVKKAVNSGVIMRTFCTPDDVDIFLRDARFIGNKTYQKKLFDAAIPETSQFKEAVIKQAQQGCLLAAILYKENEPIAYLYCPQKNQSYMYTYLGYLPKYQQYSPGTVLQYLLLEHIFSLTNKAKYFDFTEGDGEHKKLFSSELVSCCNCLVINNNSSDYFWLKLQCYFDTFSAFIGKILSKLRVKQTVKRLIRRST
- a CDS encoding polysaccharide deacetylase family protein; protein product: MLKNSGDINNNKKKVIISFDAEFSINGAFADPEHKQPCADAIFAPNPDGTEGLTDILTILSAHQVKATFFAEVLNSYYFGNSKMLKYVQQMIECNQDIQLHTHPCWLIFKEKNWQDKVSSRLVCDDFDGTCKKDIVKVLSECLDIFKQWDVPRPVAYRAGNLHPKLALYDALDELGFTVSSSVDLPIYIPKEPQLRTCNKAIDVHNITEFPVTSFKSMGIREKALTITGCSFMEMKKVLTESLKKDTSPIVILSHVHEFIKKQPISGKVVKNKVNLNRLNQLCQFINQDSRFQFTTFAQLACQAHKNKTQEKAAKKSNCTLSTPVVHGLWTLTQNKVNDYF
- a CDS encoding mannose-1-phosphate guanylyltransferase/mannose-6-phosphate isomerase — translated: MSSATIFPAIMCGGSGTRLWPLSRALFPKQFLPLVNETSMLQDTMQRLPKGCASSVFICNEEHRFLLAEQVRNLTDEPQTILLEPEGRNTAPAIALAAINALEQNDEALLLVLAADHVIENQQAFHQAITTATKVAEQGKLVTFGIVPTHAETGYGYIKQGQEQALGSYKVAEFVEKPNETLAQEYLDSGQYLWNSGMFLFKASRYLEELAKFRPDILQACQKSMTQVSQDLDFLRPNKAAFLACPSESIDYAVMEKTADAEVVPLDAGWNDVGSYSALWDVCQQDDNKNVVKGDILAHSTTNSYLHSQNKLIATVGVDNLVVIDTPDAVLVANKDKVQDVKKIVEQLKADNRPESSLHREVYRPWGKYDSIDMGERFQVKRITVKPGAKLSVQMHHHRAEHWIIVSGTAKVTIDDNTVLLSENQSTFIPIGAVHALENPGKLPLEMIEVQSGSYLGEDDIVRFEDKYGRA
- a CDS encoding acyltransferase family protein, whose protein sequence is MFLGYIHSFRALAILFIVAGHAIDFFTWPQDSADIERLLRIVMSNGSVLFVFIAGYLFQHLAVKYQHKKYFINKLKNVIVPYLLVSIPAIVVFVFFMTRETVWPGFYDNAPWQQVIYFYLTGFHLAPLWFIPMISLFYLIAPLLVYADKTRYFYWLLPIAIIVSCFVSRGLPLQSFVHFFSVYMLGMYCSHFKVQLNDKLSQKQVLVTLALFILGCVLYEFYMMAGTMTYVNYIQKIAMSAFFVGLLYRLGEKTNYKLIHTIANASFGVFFIHSYVLTASKMACEKLFGAKVAGSLLLYPILTLSILLICVAIIVAMQKLLGTRSRYLVGS